One genomic segment of Amycolatopsis sp. WQ 127309 includes these proteins:
- a CDS encoding peptidoglycan recognition family protein, translating to MADFDRRALLKAGFTATAVGTLGLTGVRTAAAAAATPTIHSTAEWKARAATGAIVVENHKPTYIVVHHTVDPGNVTDYSLAHALQISRDIQNFHMDTRGWIDTGQQFTNSRGGFITEGRHRSLEILRGGTQHVQGANVGNHNSECIGIENEGLYSTVDVPVALWNSLVGLVAYIAHQYDITPEFIKGHRDFNSTECCGQVLYDRLPELRTAVGRVLGVSVARSDVAEWPLLKPGDTGRRVQLAQQFLRAAGADVPADGVFGASTKDAVAALAARADLPRDTCTAAKAADETGFLGSDVWPLIVPADRSTAAWRADLSRA from the coding sequence ATGGCGGACTTTGACCGCCGTGCCCTGCTGAAGGCGGGATTCACGGCGACCGCGGTCGGAACACTGGGGCTGACCGGGGTTCGAACAGCGGCAGCGGCGGCGGCAACACCGACCATCCACAGCACGGCCGAATGGAAAGCGCGGGCCGCGACCGGCGCGATCGTGGTCGAGAACCACAAGCCGACGTACATCGTCGTGCACCACACCGTGGATCCGGGGAACGTCACCGACTACTCGCTGGCCCACGCGCTCCAGATCTCGCGGGACATCCAGAACTTCCACATGGACACGCGCGGCTGGATCGACACCGGCCAGCAGTTCACGAACAGCCGCGGCGGCTTCATCACCGAGGGCAGGCACCGCAGCCTGGAGATCCTGCGCGGCGGCACCCAGCACGTGCAGGGCGCGAACGTCGGCAACCACAACAGCGAGTGCATCGGCATCGAGAACGAAGGCCTGTACAGCACGGTCGACGTCCCGGTGGCGCTGTGGAACTCGCTGGTGGGCCTGGTCGCCTACATCGCGCACCAGTACGACATCACGCCCGAGTTCATCAAGGGCCACCGCGACTTCAACTCGACGGAGTGCTGCGGCCAGGTCCTCTACGACCGGCTGCCGGAGCTGCGGACGGCGGTCGGCCGCGTGCTCGGCGTCTCGGTCGCGCGATCGGACGTCGCGGAGTGGCCGCTGCTGAAGCCCGGCGACACGGGCCGGCGGGTGCAGCTCGCGCAGCAGTTCCTGCGCGCGGCCGGCGCCGACGTGCCGGCCGACGGCGTCTTCGGAGCGTCCACAAAGGACGCCGTGGCGGCGCTGGCGGCCCGGGCCGACCTGCCGCGCGACACGTGCACGGCGGCGAAGGCGGCCGACGAGACGGGCTTCCTCGGCTCGGACGTCTGGCCGCTGATCGTCCCCGCGGACCGCTCCACGGCGGCCTGGCGAGCGGACCTGTCCCGGGCCTAG
- a CDS encoding alpha/beta fold hydrolase gives MLCFGGSGVPIVLLHGLMGRARTWRRVAEWLRPYGAVYGLDARGHGSAPRVGPWTTERFAADVAAALRTLDAGPAVLIGHSMGGLHAWATAARYPELVRAVVSEDFAPDQRGRTVETWRGYFESWPVPFESLDHVREFFGDAGEYFTDCVEERPDGYHLVADLEDLYVIAAEWGRVDYWSTVDGIRCPLLVVEGEHTAMPAGQQALVAARVPGAKHLVVPGSAHLPHDEAPETYRGAVEAFLSQVLNR, from the coding sequence GTGCTCTGTTTCGGCGGCAGCGGCGTGCCGATCGTTCTGCTCCACGGCCTGATGGGCCGGGCGCGGACGTGGCGGCGGGTCGCGGAGTGGCTCCGGCCCTACGGCGCGGTCTACGGTCTCGACGCGCGCGGCCACGGCAGCGCGCCGCGGGTCGGGCCGTGGACGACCGAGCGGTTCGCCGCCGACGTCGCCGCCGCGCTGCGCACCCTCGACGCCGGCCCGGCGGTGCTGATCGGGCACTCGATGGGCGGCCTGCACGCGTGGGCGACGGCCGCGCGGTACCCGGAGCTGGTGCGCGCGGTGGTGTCCGAGGACTTCGCGCCGGACCAGCGCGGCCGGACCGTGGAGACCTGGCGTGGTTACTTCGAGAGCTGGCCGGTGCCGTTCGAATCGCTCGACCACGTCCGGGAGTTCTTCGGCGACGCGGGCGAGTACTTCACCGACTGCGTCGAGGAGCGTCCCGACGGCTACCACCTCGTCGCGGACCTCGAAGACCTGTACGTCATCGCCGCCGAGTGGGGCCGCGTCGACTACTGGTCCACTGTGGACGGAATCCGCTGCCCGCTGCTGGTGGTCGAGGGCGAGCACACGGCCATGCCGGCGGGCCAGCAGGCGCTGGTCGCCGCCCGGGTGCCGGGCGCGAAACACCTGGTCGTCCCCGGTTCGGCCCACCTGCCCCACGACGAAGCCCCGGAGACCTACCGGGGCGCCGTCGAGGCCTTCCTGTCCCAGGTCCTGAACCGCTAG
- a CDS encoding M1 family metallopeptidase, producing the protein MRRRLTALALCSVVISAAACSGDAVPAPPPPPPMHPVPGASGAGDPYYPDDGNGGYDALHYDVDATYDPPSGRLDGDTTVTAKATQDLSRFDLDLRGLDVAGVEVDGQPVKFSREKAYELVVTPAAPIRAGTTFRTRVRYGGDPAKTPHGGGSENGWQHSADGGAFMVGEPHSAAFWYPVNETPRDKATFTLTAHVPDGWTVISNGRELPPVHAGSKTTTTWTETNPVASYLTTVAIGKFSVDRSTLPDGTPVVSAYAPGAEAHRATGDRLPEILTFLTGKFGPYPQSAAGGIYLNEDIHFSLETQTRPTYAKWAELLTLVHENAHQWFGDSVSVADWSDACLNECFASYAQWLWGEREGQNLDDRYRAAIELTRGSTDFWSRKLVGMGAGHEFEGVYDKGILALHALRRKIGDPAFDRLLHEWPARYRHANATWTDFEKLAGSIAGQDLHAFFTDWFHGTALPADADLFPGSLRS; encoded by the coding sequence ATGCGCCGCCGACTCACCGCCCTCGCCCTCTGCAGTGTGGTGATCTCCGCCGCGGCCTGCAGCGGTGACGCCGTCCCGGCGCCGCCGCCACCGCCGCCCATGCACCCGGTGCCCGGAGCGTCCGGCGCCGGTGATCCGTATTACCCGGACGACGGCAACGGCGGTTACGACGCCCTGCACTACGACGTCGACGCGACCTACGACCCACCGAGCGGCCGGCTCGACGGCGACACGACCGTCACGGCCAAGGCGACCCAGGACCTCAGCCGGTTCGACCTCGACCTGCGCGGACTCGACGTCGCCGGTGTCGAAGTGGACGGGCAGCCGGTGAAGTTCAGCCGGGAGAAGGCGTACGAACTGGTCGTCACGCCGGCGGCGCCGATCCGCGCCGGGACGACGTTCCGCACGCGCGTCCGCTACGGCGGTGATCCGGCGAAGACCCCGCACGGCGGCGGCAGCGAGAACGGCTGGCAGCACTCGGCCGACGGCGGCGCGTTCATGGTCGGCGAGCCGCACTCGGCCGCGTTCTGGTACCCGGTCAACGAGACCCCGCGCGACAAGGCCACCTTCACGCTCACCGCGCACGTCCCGGACGGCTGGACGGTGATCTCGAACGGCCGCGAGCTGCCGCCGGTCCACGCCGGCAGCAAGACCACGACGACGTGGACCGAGACGAACCCGGTGGCGAGCTACCTGACGACCGTCGCGATCGGCAAGTTCAGCGTTGACCGATCGACGCTGCCGGACGGCACCCCGGTCGTCTCCGCGTACGCGCCCGGCGCCGAGGCCCACCGCGCGACCGGCGACCGGCTGCCCGAGATCCTCACCTTCCTGACCGGCAAGTTCGGGCCGTACCCGCAGTCGGCGGCCGGCGGGATCTACCTGAACGAGGACATCCACTTCTCGCTGGAGACGCAGACCCGGCCGACGTACGCGAAGTGGGCCGAGCTGCTGACGCTGGTGCACGAGAACGCCCACCAGTGGTTCGGCGACTCGGTGTCGGTGGCCGACTGGTCCGACGCCTGCCTGAACGAGTGCTTCGCGTCGTACGCGCAGTGGCTGTGGGGCGAGCGCGAGGGCCAGAACCTCGACGACCGCTACCGCGCGGCGATCGAGCTGACCCGCGGCAGCACCGACTTCTGGAGCCGCAAGCTGGTCGGCATGGGTGCCGGCCACGAGTTCGAAGGCGTCTACGACAAGGGCATCCTCGCCCTGCACGCGCTGCGCCGCAAGATCGGCGACCCGGCGTTCGACCGCCTCCTGCACGAGTGGCCGGCCCGCTACCGCCACGCGAACGCAACGTGGACCGACTTCGAGAAGCTGGCCGGCAGCATCGCGGGCCAAGATCTCCACGCCTTCTTCACCGACTGGTTCCACGGAACCGCGCTACCGGCGGACGCCGATCTCTTCCCCGGCAGCCTGCGCAGCTGA
- a CDS encoding antibiotic biosynthesis monooxygenase has translation MSVVKINAIEVPEGSGAELEKRFGARLHAVDQQPGFLGFELLRPVSGETRYFVYTKWETEEAYQAWATGGAAAAAHAGERAKPVSSGASLLEFEVVLGSQPGE, from the coding sequence ATGAGTGTTGTGAAGATCAACGCGATCGAGGTTCCCGAAGGTTCCGGCGCCGAGCTGGAGAAGCGGTTCGGCGCGCGGCTGCACGCCGTGGACCAGCAGCCCGGCTTCCTCGGCTTCGAGCTGCTGCGGCCGGTTTCCGGCGAGACTCGCTACTTCGTCTACACGAAGTGGGAGACGGAGGAGGCCTACCAGGCCTGGGCGACCGGTGGCGCCGCCGCGGCCGCGCACGCCGGGGAGCGGGCCAAGCCCGTGTCGAGTGGTGCCAGCCTGCTGGAGTTCGAGGTCGTCCTCGGCTCGCAGCCGGGTGAGTGA
- a CDS encoding Sir2 family NAD-dependent protein deacetylase — translation MSDLARAAELLDGAGALLICAGAGMGVDSGLPDFRGGEGFWRAYPPYARLGLRFEEIADPRHFAEDPELAWGFYGHRLDLYRKTVPHRGFGLLRELRPAGGVRVFTSNVDGQFQEAGFEHVAEAHGSIHHLQCLSGCTTDIWPADVDVRVDEETMRAVPPLPSCPRCGGLARPNILMFGDHEWVPDRSQAQLDELTTWRRTARDLVVVELGAGQAVPTVRRYSELASAATGALIRINPREPRIRHGRGVSIAAGALETLEKLS, via the coding sequence GTGAGTGACCTCGCCCGCGCCGCGGAGTTGCTCGACGGTGCCGGCGCGCTCCTGATCTGCGCCGGCGCCGGGATGGGCGTCGACTCCGGGCTGCCGGACTTCCGGGGCGGCGAAGGGTTCTGGCGCGCGTACCCGCCGTACGCGCGGCTCGGCCTGCGGTTCGAGGAGATCGCCGACCCGCGCCACTTCGCCGAGGACCCCGAGCTGGCCTGGGGGTTCTACGGCCACCGGCTGGACCTCTACCGCAAAACGGTCCCCCACCGCGGTTTCGGCCTGCTGCGCGAACTCCGGCCGGCCGGCGGCGTCCGCGTCTTCACGTCCAATGTGGACGGCCAGTTCCAGGAGGCGGGCTTCGAGCACGTCGCCGAGGCGCACGGGTCGATCCACCACCTGCAGTGCCTGTCCGGCTGCACCACGGACATCTGGCCGGCCGACGTCGACGTCCGCGTCGACGAAGAGACGATGCGCGCGGTGCCGCCGCTGCCGTCGTGCCCGCGCTGCGGCGGCTTGGCCCGCCCCAACATCCTGATGTTCGGCGACCACGAGTGGGTGCCGGACCGCAGCCAGGCCCAGCTCGACGAGCTGACGACGTGGCGCCGCACGGCGCGCGACCTCGTCGTGGTGGAGCTGGGCGCGGGCCAGGCGGTCCCGACGGTCCGCCGCTACAGCGAACTCGCCAGCGCCGCGACGGGCGCGTTGATCCGCATCAACCCGCGCGAACCCCGGATCCGCCACGGCCGTGGCGTCTCGATCGCGGCCGGTGCGCTGGAGACGCTCGAAAAGCTGAGCTGA
- a CDS encoding endonuclease/exonuclease/phosphatase family protein, which translates to MVTTEETRVRRKNPLVTALLVVPVVPLAVLVVLRLVGFDGDWYILVALSLTPYAVLYGVLAGGLALVCRRWWVGGVALVLAIVLAVLVVPRVSASDQRDAHGKTLRVLSSNLLYGQADPKAVVDLVRAQRIDVLNLVEMTPRVVDGLTAAGLFQTLPYRVLHPAPGAFGSGIVSRFPLTEVNLTGDSAAKQPGAQADLGDGVVVEIVAVHPISPDVDTPQWERETKDLSRAAGEHGLRILAGDFNATLDHAAFRTVLSRGYNDAAEQHGSGLTPTWPSSLPLVTIDHVVVDNRAAVRDYGVFDVPGSDHRAVFAEVQLP; encoded by the coding sequence ATGGTGACAACGGAAGAGACGCGGGTGCGGCGGAAGAACCCGCTGGTCACGGCCCTGCTGGTGGTACCGGTGGTGCCGCTGGCGGTGCTGGTCGTGCTGCGCCTGGTCGGCTTCGACGGCGACTGGTACATCCTGGTCGCGCTGTCGTTGACGCCGTACGCGGTGCTGTACGGCGTGCTGGCCGGCGGCCTGGCGCTGGTGTGCCGCCGGTGGTGGGTCGGCGGGGTCGCGCTGGTGCTGGCGATCGTGCTGGCCGTCCTGGTCGTGCCGCGGGTGTCGGCGAGCGACCAACGCGACGCGCACGGCAAGACACTGCGCGTGCTCTCCTCGAACCTGCTCTACGGCCAGGCGGACCCGAAAGCCGTCGTCGACCTGGTGCGCGCGCAGCGGATCGACGTGCTGAACCTGGTCGAGATGACGCCCCGCGTGGTCGACGGCCTGACCGCGGCCGGGCTGTTCCAGACCCTGCCGTACCGCGTCCTGCACCCCGCGCCCGGCGCGTTCGGCTCGGGGATCGTGTCGCGGTTCCCCCTGACGGAGGTCAACCTGACGGGTGATTCCGCGGCCAAGCAGCCGGGTGCCCAGGCCGACCTCGGCGACGGCGTGGTCGTGGAGATCGTCGCCGTCCACCCGATCTCCCCGGACGTCGACACCCCGCAGTGGGAGCGCGAGACGAAGGACCTCTCCCGCGCGGCGGGCGAGCACGGCCTCCGGATCCTCGCGGGCGACTTCAACGCGACCCTGGACCACGCGGCGTTCCGCACGGTCCTGTCCCGCGGCTACAACGACGCGGCCGAGCAGCACGGCTCGGGGCTGACGCCGACGTGGCCGTCGTCGCTGCCACTGGTGACGATCGACCACGTCGTGGTGGACAACCGCGCGGCGGTCCGGGACTACGGCGTGTTCGACGTCCCGGGCAGCGACCACCGCGCGGTCTTCGCCGAGGTGCAACTGCCCTGA